From Synoicihabitans lomoniglobus, the proteins below share one genomic window:
- a CDS encoding ABC transporter substrate-binding protein, whose amino-acid sequence MNRTRICFPLLASLLLIGFGCSRSSPPDAAAGDSPQRLPMVVQLDWIAEPEHGGFYQAKAKGWFAEAGLDVRIDQGGANAFAMQKLAGGQAQVAQADSTNVILAIAEGLPVVNIGAVFQNDPSVLMLHADNPITSFEQLDGTTIMARPEWAFLPYLRKKYGIDFNIIPQNFQVANFIADQNFIQQGFYIAEPFYIEQGGAQKPKFLYAWDAGFDAYTVIVANKNWAAAHPEQMQAFMAAYIRGWEDYLFGDPTPAHDLMKQVNPKNSDAFLAYSRQMIIDEKLVVGRVDGGPDQIGRVSLPRFQTQIEQLESLGILRPAGKVTTDQVVSTRYLP is encoded by the coding sequence ATGAATCGGACCCGCATTTGTTTCCCCCTTCTCGCTTCGCTTCTACTCATCGGTTTTGGTTGCAGTCGTTCGAGTCCTCCGGACGCCGCCGCCGGCGACTCACCTCAACGCCTCCCCATGGTGGTGCAACTCGATTGGATCGCCGAACCCGAACACGGCGGCTTCTACCAAGCCAAGGCGAAGGGGTGGTTCGCCGAAGCGGGTCTCGATGTCCGCATCGACCAAGGCGGAGCCAATGCATTTGCCATGCAAAAACTCGCTGGCGGCCAAGCACAGGTGGCCCAAGCCGACAGCACCAACGTCATTCTCGCCATCGCCGAGGGTCTGCCGGTCGTCAACATCGGCGCGGTGTTTCAGAACGACCCGTCCGTGCTGATGCTTCACGCCGACAATCCGATCACTTCGTTCGAACAACTCGACGGCACCACGATCATGGCGCGTCCCGAGTGGGCATTTTTGCCCTACCTGCGCAAAAAATACGGCATCGATTTCAATATCATTCCTCAGAACTTCCAAGTCGCCAACTTCATCGCCGACCAGAACTTCATTCAACAGGGATTCTACATCGCGGAGCCGTTTTATATCGAGCAAGGCGGGGCCCAGAAACCGAAATTCCTCTACGCATGGGACGCCGGCTTCGACGCCTACACGGTCATCGTCGCCAACAAAAACTGGGCCGCCGCCCATCCCGAGCAGATGCAGGCTTTCATGGCCGCCTACATTCGCGGGTGGGAGGATTACCTCTTCGGCGACCCCACGCCCGCCCATGACTTGATGAAGCAGGTCAACCCCAAGAATTCCGACGCCTTCCTCGCCTACTCTCGGCAAATGATCATCGACGAAAAACTCGTCGTCGGCCGGGTCGACGGTGGCCCCGATCAAATCGGTCGCGTGAGCCTGCCGCGCTTCCAAACCCAGATCGAACAACTCGAATCGCTCGGCATCCTTCGCCCCGCCGGCAAGGTCACCACCGACCAAGTGGTATCTACGCGTTATCTACCGTGA
- a CDS encoding helix-turn-helix transcriptional regulator, with product MKDRQVLAGSCPGKPLDLHDRAAMREIFSRSILAAERQRLRLRVPRLDGLLQKHKDMHFHFRPEIFIQLQGTTEFRFPKESITLLPGEMLIVPAGLPHGETIFRDDFGKFRNLVVGFYSHTLSLHFAHEVAPQRPDIETIEFFEAADLETFVLLTNQVVGAYHMQSPARDALLKGLSIAVLGMFQNLVETGGGSLEGDIGKVLQVKWIVREQFSNSRLNVKSIAERLQCSPDYLSYLFHNETGEKLIHYIQRVRIDGAVMALESSPLYISEIAYASGFSDPAYFARVFKKHRGESPADFRERLDQQRQRQEERPKTIYYDHVDFTAGSPVVATS from the coding sequence ATGAAAGACCGACAAGTCTTAGCCGGTTCGTGTCCCGGAAAACCTTTGGATCTCCATGACCGCGCCGCCATGCGTGAGATCTTTTCCCGCAGTATTCTCGCGGCCGAACGTCAACGTCTGCGCCTCCGGGTGCCGCGGCTGGATGGCCTGTTGCAGAAGCACAAGGACATGCATTTCCACTTCCGCCCCGAGATCTTCATCCAGCTCCAGGGCACCACCGAATTCCGTTTTCCCAAAGAATCCATCACCCTGCTCCCGGGTGAGATGTTGATCGTGCCTGCCGGGCTTCCTCACGGCGAAACCATCTTCCGCGATGACTTCGGCAAGTTTCGTAATCTCGTGGTCGGCTTCTACAGCCATACCTTGAGCCTGCACTTCGCTCACGAGGTCGCGCCGCAACGGCCCGACATCGAAACGATCGAGTTCTTCGAAGCCGCCGACTTGGAGACATTCGTCTTGCTCACCAATCAGGTCGTGGGCGCCTACCACATGCAGAGCCCGGCGCGCGACGCGTTGTTAAAAGGACTCTCCATCGCCGTGCTGGGCATGTTTCAAAACCTCGTCGAAACCGGCGGCGGATCACTCGAGGGTGACATCGGCAAGGTGCTGCAGGTCAAATGGATCGTTCGCGAACAGTTTTCGAATTCTCGACTCAACGTGAAGTCGATCGCGGAACGCCTGCAGTGCTCCCCGGACTATTTGTCCTATCTATTCCACAACGAGACCGGCGAAAAGCTCATCCATTACATCCAACGCGTGCGCATCGACGGTGCAGTGATGGCGCTGGAATCCTCTCCGCTCTACATCTCCGAAATCGCCTACGCCTCCGGGTTTTCCGACCCCGCTTACTTTGCCCGGGTGTTCAAAAAGCATCGCGGCGAGTCGCCGGCCGATTTCCGGGAGCGGCTCGATCAACAACGGCAACGGCAGGAGGAGCGGCCCAAAACGATTTACTACGATCACGTCGACTTCACCGCCGGTTCGCCGGTGGTCGCGACGAGCTGA
- a CDS encoding TonB-dependent receptor plug domain-containing protein, which produces MTELAAFIATETALATSGDLLPTSRPTSSIFDTQSVLDAPRSVTVLTPEMLKRFDIQDFDDLGKIGSGTQQTNYYGVPGSPILRGAIGGVYFDGLQRAYQRNEMPLSFGAFESLDVVKGPAPSHFGAGQAGGYTNLIPKTPYFDRRRTVLTTEIGTDDHYRAQIDTGAPFLLGDRPAAYRVSLTAQLGGTPYDRVNNDFVSLYGSIKVQLASDLTLFTGAEAFRFKSNENAGWNRPTQQLIDESRYVIGEPINIASSAWDGRANRDAIYTNTALVVPAAIVDAAAASDRMTPAQRDAMLNLSDPADRAIAYAGFSAADLATIDQTSSGYQYTPAYFAAGGTVFTTPISAGTVLASDEDFADADNLLYFAKLVQQRASGATLTGQFLLDYIHTNKISTYGYAVSTDQLVLEAKITHQQSLDWLDSKLTLGASARHTHATLLQDFFDEPFSRRDITRPAVSANSVIPVGSQTDPNGVNFWSPTSQGGANAESRLWQTSLFGYLESHPTDTLTTYLSVLATHAPYRTTYPDGVDRIAADDPARDPVSDEKNYTSFSFSPVWAVTPQTRLYATFQYGTSLDPIDGGAIVGKGNFAENQLEEIGVKMSLTEDTLFASLSAYQWEQTAFSVRDNAAQELEGRGVEFELTYAPSDTFALIASVGHQRINRLTPLGFRSIPLTEEQWALYGGQLTNNFSGVSAAPGYGPYSRPDSNPNLEYPGAPQNQAKLHAQFALPAGFDLGVFLIWSDAYWHNFDRTMRLPATTAIDARLSYTTDHWDIALHGTNLTDADVFYGAEPVFSANTLLTKAPGPGAKLVFTRRF; this is translated from the coding sequence GTGACCGAACTGGCCGCCTTTATTGCCACGGAAACCGCCCTCGCAACTTCCGGCGATCTGCTGCCGACCTCGCGCCCAACCTCGTCGATTTTTGATACTCAATCCGTGCTCGATGCCCCGCGCTCGGTGACCGTGCTCACGCCCGAAATGTTGAAGCGATTCGATATTCAGGACTTCGACGATCTCGGCAAAATCGGTTCCGGCACCCAACAAACCAACTATTACGGCGTGCCCGGCTCGCCCATTCTCCGCGGCGCCATCGGCGGCGTCTATTTCGACGGCCTGCAACGCGCCTACCAGCGCAACGAGATGCCGTTGTCGTTCGGCGCCTTCGAGTCCCTCGACGTGGTCAAGGGTCCCGCGCCGTCGCACTTCGGTGCTGGTCAGGCCGGCGGCTATACCAATCTGATTCCCAAGACCCCCTACTTCGATCGTCGTCGCACGGTGCTCACGACTGAGATCGGCACCGACGATCACTACCGGGCGCAAATCGATACCGGCGCACCTTTTCTGCTCGGTGATCGTCCCGCCGCCTACCGCGTCTCGCTCACCGCGCAACTGGGCGGCACGCCCTACGACCGCGTGAACAACGACTTCGTGTCACTCTACGGCTCGATCAAAGTCCAGCTCGCCTCCGATTTGACCCTCTTCACCGGAGCCGAAGCCTTTCGCTTCAAGTCCAACGAAAACGCTGGTTGGAACCGCCCCACGCAGCAACTCATCGACGAAAGTCGCTACGTCATAGGCGAACCCATCAACATCGCCTCTTCCGCTTGGGACGGCCGCGCCAATCGCGACGCGATCTACACCAATACCGCGTTGGTCGTGCCCGCCGCGATCGTCGACGCCGCCGCCGCTTCCGACCGCATGACGCCCGCCCAGCGTGACGCCATGCTCAACCTGTCCGATCCGGCCGACCGGGCCATCGCTTACGCGGGTTTCAGTGCGGCTGATCTCGCCACCATCGACCAAACGTCGTCGGGTTATCAATACACGCCCGCTTACTTCGCCGCGGGCGGCACCGTCTTCACCACGCCGATCTCAGCCGGCACCGTGTTGGCATCCGACGAAGATTTCGCCGACGCCGACAACCTCCTTTACTTCGCCAAGCTCGTGCAACAGCGCGCCTCCGGCGCGACGCTCACCGGCCAGTTCTTGTTGGACTACATTCACACCAATAAAATCTCCACCTACGGCTACGCCGTGAGCACCGACCAACTCGTGCTCGAAGCCAAGATCACCCACCAGCAATCGCTAGATTGGCTTGATTCGAAACTAACGCTCGGAGCTTCAGCGCGTCACACCCACGCGACTCTGTTGCAGGATTTCTTCGACGAGCCGTTCAGCCGTCGCGACATCACCCGTCCCGCCGTCTCGGCCAATTCCGTTATCCCGGTGGGCTCCCAGACCGATCCCAATGGCGTCAACTTCTGGTCCCCCACCTCGCAAGGCGGTGCCAATGCCGAGTCGCGACTCTGGCAGACCAGCCTGTTCGGCTATCTCGAGAGCCACCCCACCGACACCCTCACGACCTACCTCTCCGTGCTCGCCACCCACGCGCCTTATCGCACGACTTACCCCGATGGCGTCGATCGCATCGCCGCCGACGACCCCGCGCGCGATCCCGTGTCCGACGAGAAAAACTACACCAGCTTCAGCTTCAGTCCCGTGTGGGCCGTCACGCCGCAAACCCGACTCTACGCCACCTTCCAATACGGCACCTCACTCGATCCCATCGACGGCGGAGCGATCGTCGGCAAAGGCAATTTTGCGGAGAATCAACTCGAGGAAATCGGCGTAAAAATGTCGCTCACTGAGGATACCCTTTTCGCGTCGCTATCCGCCTACCAATGGGAGCAAACCGCATTCAGCGTGCGCGACAACGCCGCTCAGGAACTCGAAGGTCGCGGGGTGGAATTCGAGCTCACTTACGCCCCTTCCGACACGTTCGCCCTCATCGCGTCAGTCGGCCACCAGCGCATCAACCGGCTCACGCCGCTCGGCTTTCGCTCCATTCCGTTGACGGAAGAACAATGGGCGCTCTACGGCGGTCAATTGACCAATAACTTCTCCGGCGTTTCCGCCGCCCCCGGCTACGGCCCTTATTCACGCCCGGACTCGAATCCAAATCTCGAATACCCCGGTGCGCCGCAAAATCAGGCCAAGCTCCACGCGCAGTTCGCCCTGCCCGCCGGATTCGATCTCGGCGTGTTCCTCATCTGGAGCGACGCCTACTGGCACAATTTCGATCGCACCATGCGCCTGCCGGCCACCACCGCCATCGACGCCCGCCTCAGCTACACGACCGACCACTGGGACATCGCCTTGCACGGCACCAACCTCACCGACGCCGACGTGTTCTACGGCGCCGAACCGGTGTTCTCCGCCAACACCCTGCTGACCAAAGCCCCCGGCCCCGGAGCCAAACTCGTCTTCACCCGACGTTTCTAG
- a CDS encoding PQQ-binding-like beta-propeller repeat protein, with protein sequence MRNPVRALTAALLSPLVGTLLLAGDANWSTYLGDTSSSQYSLLDQITPDNVTGLEVAWTWHAGDARGNSTQIQCNPLVIDGVIYATTPSLRLVALDAETGEEKWRFVPHEPTGVNRGVATWSDGGSRRILFGAGKWLQAVDAVTGELIESFGEGGRVDLGADMGRDVTGFAIQANTPGLVHGDLIIMGMRLGEGPAPAAPGPIRAYNVRTGELVWTFHTIPQPGEPGHETWPAEAWRSMGGVNVWTGMSVDEERGLLFAPTGSASFDFWGGDRVGDNLYANCLLALNIETGERVWHYQFVHHDIWDRDLPAPPNLLTVTHDGVEIDAVAQITKSGHVFVFNRETGEPLFPIEEVAVPSSDVAGEVTSPTQPIPTMPAPFARQLFTANEITDRTPEAHRAVLNQFARLRPHTLFAPPSKEGTIVFPGFDGGGEWGGAATDPNGILYVNANEMAWILTLIENGGGTSEGAQVYLQNCAGCHGVDRQGNAAGIPSLVDLDQRLNRDQTMDVVTHGRGMMPPWGFLTERQRQAVVGFLLDQSETGPPRQADPEMGNAPKEEGWQTYVGDQGKVDRPAPAYTHTGYNRFLDPDGYPAVRPPWGTLNAIDLNTGEYLWRVPLGELPELTARGIPPTGTENYGGPIVTAGGLVFIAASKDEHIRAYEAATGRELWRYPLPAGGYATPSTYEVNGRQYVIIACGGGKMGTKSGDAYVAFALPE encoded by the coding sequence ATGCGAAACCCCGTTCGAGCGCTCACTGCGGCGCTGCTCTCGCCGTTGGTTGGAACCCTGCTTTTGGCCGGTGACGCCAACTGGTCGACCTATCTCGGCGACACATCTTCGAGCCAATACTCGTTGCTCGATCAGATCACGCCCGACAATGTGACCGGGCTCGAAGTCGCCTGGACGTGGCACGCCGGCGATGCGCGTGGCAACAGCACGCAGATCCAATGCAATCCGCTCGTCATCGACGGGGTGATTTATGCCACAACGCCGAGCCTGCGTTTGGTCGCGCTCGATGCGGAGACGGGCGAGGAAAAATGGCGGTTCGTCCCGCATGAACCAACGGGCGTAAACCGCGGCGTGGCCACGTGGAGCGATGGCGGTTCACGTCGCATTTTGTTTGGCGCGGGAAAGTGGTTGCAGGCCGTTGACGCGGTCACGGGTGAATTGATCGAATCCTTCGGTGAGGGCGGACGCGTCGACCTCGGCGCCGACATGGGCCGCGATGTGACTGGTTTTGCGATCCAAGCCAACACGCCCGGACTCGTGCATGGTGACCTCATAATCATGGGCATGCGCTTGGGCGAAGGTCCGGCACCAGCGGCACCAGGACCGATCCGTGCCTACAATGTGCGGACGGGTGAATTGGTGTGGACGTTCCATACCATTCCTCAACCGGGAGAGCCAGGACACGAAACGTGGCCGGCCGAAGCGTGGCGCTCCATGGGCGGAGTTAATGTGTGGACGGGCATGAGCGTCGACGAGGAACGCGGGCTGCTCTTTGCGCCGACCGGCTCGGCGTCATTTGACTTTTGGGGCGGCGATCGCGTGGGCGACAATCTTTACGCGAATTGCCTGCTCGCGCTCAACATCGAGACGGGCGAGCGCGTCTGGCACTACCAGTTCGTGCACCACGATATTTGGGACCGTGATCTGCCGGCCCCGCCCAATTTATTAACGGTCACCCACGACGGCGTGGAGATCGATGCGGTGGCACAGATCACCAAATCAGGTCATGTGTTCGTGTTTAATCGCGAGACAGGCGAGCCCCTGTTTCCGATTGAAGAAGTGGCCGTGCCATCCTCGGACGTGGCGGGTGAAGTCACATCACCCACTCAGCCGATTCCCACAATGCCGGCTCCGTTTGCGCGGCAATTGTTTACGGCCAACGAGATCACGGATCGCACGCCGGAAGCGCATCGCGCGGTGCTCAATCAATTTGCCCGACTGCGTCCGCACACGCTGTTCGCGCCACCGAGTAAAGAAGGGACGATTGTATTTCCTGGCTTCGACGGCGGCGGGGAATGGGGCGGGGCGGCCACCGATCCGAACGGGATTCTTTACGTCAATGCCAACGAAATGGCGTGGATCCTCACCTTGATTGAAAACGGCGGAGGCACCTCGGAAGGCGCGCAGGTGTATCTGCAAAACTGCGCCGGTTGTCACGGCGTCGACCGCCAAGGCAATGCCGCCGGAATCCCGTCGCTGGTAGACCTCGATCAACGGCTTAATCGCGATCAAACCATGGACGTCGTGACTCACGGACGGGGCATGATGCCGCCGTGGGGATTTCTCACCGAGCGCCAGCGACAGGCGGTGGTAGGTTTCCTGTTGGATCAAAGTGAGACCGGCCCGCCCCGCCAGGCCGATCCGGAGATGGGAAACGCACCCAAGGAAGAAGGCTGGCAAACCTACGTGGGCGACCAGGGCAAGGTCGATCGCCCGGCCCCGGCGTATACGCACACCGGATACAACCGCTTCCTCGATCCCGATGGCTATCCGGCCGTGCGCCCGCCATGGGGCACGCTCAACGCCATTGACCTCAACACGGGCGAATACCTTTGGCGCGTCCCGCTGGGAGAATTGCCGGAGCTCACGGCGCGAGGTATTCCGCCGACCGGCACCGAGAACTACGGCGGCCCCATTGTGACGGCGGGCGGATTGGTTTTCATCGCCGCGAGCAAAGACGAACACATCCGCGCCTACGAGGCCGCCACGGGCCGCGAGCTCTGGCGCTACCCGCTGCCCGCCGGAGGTTATGCGACCCCGTCAACCTACGAAGTGAACGGCCGCCAATACGTCATCATCGCCTGCGGCGGTGGCAAGATGGGCACCAAGAGCGGTGACGCGTATGTCGCCTTCGCGCTGCCGGAGTGA
- a CDS encoding MFS transporter: protein MNQAPARLSLPAIWNMSFGFLGIQFGFGLQMANMSAIYQFLGAEEGDLPILWLAAPMTGLIVQPIIGYYSDRTWTRLGRRRPYFLAGAICASLALVAMPNSSTLWMAAGLLWVLDASVNISMEPFRAFVGDLLPEGQRKVGFAMQSLMIGLGAVLSSSLPWLLTNVFDVGAHGEASSNQIPWSVHLSFYIGAVVFLLAVLYTIVTTKERPPADMAAFEAEKRRTAGAGTAIKAILGGILDMPKIMQRLAVVQFFTWLGLFCMWLYFSPAIARGMFGGEPGSAAYQRGVEWGGVCFSTYNGVAFAFAFGLIALVRKFSARSVHAVCLVCGGLGLVSVGWWTAPWALLISMVGVGVAWASILALPYALLANALPAERMGFFMGVFNYFIVLPQILAATLLGPVVDRFFDGASMPVVMAGGVALLIAAVALLGLVPKDEAEVAA from the coding sequence ATGAATCAGGCTCCCGCCCGTCTTTCCCTGCCGGCGATCTGGAACATGAGTTTCGGGTTTCTCGGTATTCAGTTCGGTTTTGGCCTGCAGATGGCCAACATGAGCGCGATCTACCAGTTCCTCGGCGCGGAGGAAGGGGACCTTCCGATTCTGTGGCTGGCGGCGCCCATGACCGGGTTGATCGTGCAGCCGATCATCGGCTACTACAGTGACCGCACGTGGACGCGACTCGGTCGGCGGCGTCCCTATTTCCTGGCCGGTGCGATTTGTGCAAGCCTGGCGCTGGTTGCCATGCCCAACTCTTCGACGTTGTGGATGGCGGCGGGTCTGTTGTGGGTGCTCGATGCGTCGGTCAACATCAGCATGGAGCCATTTCGCGCCTTCGTGGGTGACTTGTTGCCGGAGGGACAGCGCAAAGTCGGCTTTGCGATGCAGAGTTTGATGATCGGACTCGGCGCGGTGTTGTCGTCCTCGTTGCCCTGGCTGTTGACCAATGTGTTCGATGTGGGAGCGCACGGCGAAGCGAGCAGCAATCAGATCCCGTGGTCGGTCCATCTGTCCTTTTACATCGGTGCGGTCGTGTTCCTGTTGGCCGTGCTGTATACCATCGTGACGACCAAGGAACGTCCCCCGGCCGACATGGCGGCATTCGAGGCCGAGAAGCGGCGAACGGCGGGCGCAGGCACCGCGATCAAAGCCATCCTCGGGGGCATTCTGGACATGCCCAAAATCATGCAACGGCTCGCGGTCGTGCAGTTTTTTACCTGGCTCGGACTGTTCTGCATGTGGCTGTATTTCAGTCCGGCCATTGCGCGTGGAATGTTTGGCGGCGAGCCGGGGTCGGCCGCCTATCAACGCGGTGTCGAGTGGGGCGGCGTGTGTTTCTCCACCTACAACGGTGTGGCGTTTGCGTTCGCGTTTGGGCTGATCGCGTTGGTGCGGAAGTTCTCCGCCCGCTCGGTTCACGCAGTGTGCTTGGTTTGCGGCGGACTCGGATTGGTGAGTGTCGGATGGTGGACCGCGCCGTGGGCGCTGCTCATCTCCATGGTCGGAGTCGGCGTGGCCTGGGCCAGCATATTGGCATTGCCTTACGCCTTGCTCGCCAACGCGCTGCCAGCGGAACGCATGGGATTTTTCATGGGCGTCTTCAATTACTTCATCGTGCTGCCGCAGATTCTGGCGGCGACGCTGTTGGGGCCGGTGGTCGATCGATTTTTTGACGGTGCCTCCATGCCGGTGGTCATGGCGGGTGGCGTGGCGCTGCTGATCGCGGCGGTGGCGCTGCTGGGGCTGGTGCCAAAGGATGAAGCCGAAGTCGCGGCGTGA
- a CDS encoding DUF2165 family protein — MTIRLCKIALVAAVALFLFIVVLNNAFFDYASNYGFVEHVLAMDSLFSGESQVWRALRDPTPGDGSWWFYHAFYVTIILWEAVSCALCTYGAFQLFQQRRAPVVAFRAAKKFAVLGLTLSMLQWFVAFITVGGEWFLMWQSSTWNGQDAAFRMFACIGIVLLFLAAADGENESDA, encoded by the coding sequence ATGACCATTCGACTCTGCAAAATCGCGCTCGTCGCCGCCGTCGCGCTCTTCCTCTTCATCGTCGTCCTCAACAACGCGTTTTTCGACTACGCTTCCAACTATGGCTTCGTGGAGCACGTGCTCGCCATGGACTCGCTCTTCTCGGGCGAAAGTCAGGTGTGGCGAGCGTTGCGTGATCCCACGCCCGGCGATGGCAGTTGGTGGTTTTATCACGCGTTTTACGTGACGATCATTCTGTGGGAAGCCGTGTCATGCGCCCTCTGCACTTATGGCGCTTTTCAACTCTTCCAACAACGCCGCGCGCCCGTCGTCGCGTTTCGCGCTGCCAAAAAATTCGCCGTGCTCGGCCTGACGCTCAGCATGCTGCAGTGGTTCGTGGCCTTCATCACCGTCGGCGGAGAGTGGTTTCTCATGTGGCAATCCAGCACCTGGAATGGCCAGGATGCGGCGTTTCGCATGTTCGCCTGCATCGGTATCGTGCTGCTTTTTCTGGCCGCTGCGGACGGTGAAAATGAATCTGACGCATAG
- a CDS encoding c-type cytochrome, giving the protein MRITTRGLRGRSHWFSAFAGALMLMSGGGLWAASQLAVSKTAGSPYDLKITAGLADVPSGEDRFVAWSDLDSLPTEVLELEGEFVPGMQSVTVVFLDQVMGALPVASQADTVLAWCTDGYFSIYPPEFIARQRPFVVLRINGDGPDKWPPEGLNFNPGPYVISVADEVVPGTEAILDVGHKRPWGVDRIAFVALNTALAPAHTGKWRELSTAGNVGRDIWVNSCSSCHPGPGGLVGGDKSQRPFEILAAHAKYNTDYFRTYVRSPTSVVPSAKMEAHPHYTDEQLDALIAFITAEQG; this is encoded by the coding sequence ATGCGTATTACGACTCGAGGGCTCCGTGGACGGAGCCATTGGTTCAGTGCCTTCGCCGGCGCTTTGATGTTGATGTCCGGGGGCGGCCTGTGGGCTGCGTCGCAACTGGCGGTTTCGAAGACGGCGGGTTCGCCTTATGACTTGAAAATTACGGCGGGTCTCGCGGACGTGCCATCAGGCGAAGACCGCTTCGTGGCGTGGAGCGACTTGGATTCCCTGCCGACGGAAGTCCTGGAATTGGAGGGCGAATTTGTTCCGGGCATGCAATCGGTCACGGTGGTATTTCTCGATCAGGTCATGGGCGCGCTCCCGGTCGCGTCGCAAGCCGATACAGTCTTGGCGTGGTGCACCGACGGCTACTTCTCGATCTACCCGCCGGAGTTTATCGCCCGGCAGCGACCGTTTGTCGTGCTGCGGATTAACGGCGATGGTCCGGATAAGTGGCCACCGGAGGGGCTCAACTTTAACCCCGGTCCCTACGTGATCAGTGTGGCGGACGAAGTGGTGCCGGGCACGGAGGCGATTCTCGACGTCGGACACAAACGGCCGTGGGGCGTCGATCGCATTGCGTTCGTGGCGTTGAACACCGCGCTGGCTCCGGCGCATACGGGCAAGTGGCGCGAACTGAGTACGGCCGGAAATGTCGGGCGCGATATCTGGGTCAACTCGTGTTCCAGTTGCCACCCCGGACCAGGAGGCTTGGTGGGCGGCGACAAGAGCCAGCGACCGTTTGAAATTTTGGCGGCACATGCGAAATACAATACCGACTATTTCCGCACCTACGTGCGTAGTCCGACGAGTGTCGTGCCGAGTGCCAAAATGGAGGCGCATCCCCACTATACTGATGAGCAACTTGACGCGCTCATCGCGTTCATCACCGCCGAACAAGGGTAG
- a CDS encoding cytosine deaminase: MHLYRHARVPCACLPSAVAAAPTDPRAIEPWTECDILIDGPLIVGVRSATGSVGLAAPPDTAQTDLGGRIVWPGLIDAHTHLDKTHTWDRAPNPRGEFWDAIEILRHDATARWTTADVYRRAEFGLRSAWAHGTNAVRTHLDSGGELGAESHEVMAQLRTEWQGRIALQTVSLCNVAAFSAGEADRVMKLTRDGGASAIGGFPQPNPDLPAQLDYLLAAARELELGVDLHIDESGLAQAECLRATAEAVLRNEFPYPVTCGHNCSLSLHEDARAASTIDLIKQAGIQLIVLPLCNLYLQGRQWDEQGHPRTPQWRGLTRIHELMQVGLTVACASDNVRDAFFAWGDYDLFEVWQAGVRVGHLDTRMHAAAATVTTAPATIMGLPQYGRVTPGSPADLVVSPAATFNEFLARPAAPRRLIHGESFRESEPPDYRELAAH; encoded by the coding sequence ATGCATCTCTACCGTCACGCTCGCGTGCCATGCGCGTGTCTGCCCTCCGCCGTGGCGGCTGCCCCGACCGACCCACGCGCCATCGAGCCGTGGACGGAATGCGATATTCTAATCGATGGACCCTTGATCGTCGGCGTGCGATCCGCCACCGGCTCCGTTGGGTTGGCTGCACCGCCCGACACCGCGCAGACCGATCTCGGCGGTCGGATCGTGTGGCCCGGTCTCATCGACGCGCACACCCACTTGGACAAAACCCACACGTGGGACCGCGCCCCCAATCCACGGGGAGAGTTTTGGGATGCCATTGAAATTCTCCGCCACGACGCCACCGCCCGTTGGACCACCGCCGATGTCTACCGCCGCGCCGAGTTCGGGCTGCGTTCGGCGTGGGCCCACGGCACCAACGCCGTGCGCACCCATCTCGACTCCGGCGGCGAACTCGGTGCGGAATCCCACGAAGTCATGGCGCAACTGCGCACGGAATGGCAGGGCCGCATCGCCTTGCAAACCGTAAGCCTGTGCAACGTCGCCGCCTTCTCCGCCGGCGAAGCCGATCGCGTGATGAAACTCACCCGTGATGGCGGGGCGTCGGCCATTGGTGGCTTTCCTCAACCCAATCCTGATCTTCCGGCGCAACTCGATTACCTGCTCGCCGCCGCCCGCGAACTCGAACTGGGGGTCGATCTGCACATCGATGAAAGTGGACTGGCCCAAGCCGAATGCCTGCGAGCCACCGCCGAAGCCGTGCTGCGCAATGAATTCCCCTACCCGGTCACCTGCGGCCACAATTGCTCACTTTCCCTTCACGAGGACGCCCGCGCCGCTTCGACCATTGATTTGATCAAACAAGCCGGGATCCAGCTCATTGTGCTCCCGCTGTGTAATCTCTACCTCCAGGGTCGCCAGTGGGACGAACAAGGCCATCCCCGCACACCACAGTGGCGCGGCCTCACTCGTATCCATGAACTCATGCAAGTCGGCCTCACCGTGGCCTGCGCGAGTGACAACGTGCGCGATGCGTTCTTCGCCTGGGGCGACTACGATCTGTTCGAGGTGTGGCAGGCCGGCGTGCGTGTCGGACATTTGGATACGCGCATGCACGCCGCCGCCGCCACTGTCACCACCGCCCCGGCCACCATCATGGGGTTGCCGCAATACGGACGCGTCACTCCCGGGTCTCCCGCCGATCTGGTCGTCTCGCCCGCCGCCACCTTCAACGAGTTTCTTGCCCGCCCCGCCGCGCCGCGCCGTCTCATTCACGGCGAGAGTTTTCGCGAATCTGAACCACCCGATTACCGCGAACTCGCGGCTCATTGA